DNA sequence from the Oryza brachyantha chromosome 5, ObraRS2, whole genome shotgun sequence genome:
gccgccgcagatgGTGACAACGACCTCAAGGGCACCGAGCTCCGCCTCGGCCTGCCCGGCTCCCAGTCGCCGGGCCgcccgcccgtcgccgccacgcttGAGCTCCTCCCTGCTGCCAAGGGCGCCAAGCGCGGGTTCTCCGACGAGGCGcgtccgctgccgccgtccgccgccgccgctgccgagaaGGGCAAGAAGgtggccgacgaggaggatgacggggaggaggaggaggacaagaaggtcgccgccgcgccgcaggCTCCGGCTGCCAAGTATGTCGGAGCTGCGGGTTGTGGCAATTGCTTGGGGTTTCTTCTTGGTTCTCGCTGAATTTTTGCTGTGGTTTTGTAAATTGTGTTGCTCTGGGGTGCTTGTAAGGAGAATTTTGGGAGCCCttggtgaaatttttttcctgtgtttggttgtttggtaggatgaagatgaaacattttttcagttttgtagAGATATGGTTTTCCATGCTGCTATATTTTGATACGATGatattgtttttcctttttctttatgGACAAAGGTTGAATTTTTGTGTCCATAGATCCCTTCCAGTATTCATGGATTCAGTTTAGTTTTGCAAACATTTTGCTATGAATTTTGGCTTCTTTACGTTGTTAGAAGAGggaaggaaacaaaaaaaacattgagTTGCTGTGTAATTCTTCGTGAATTtccacttttctcttttctttaaaTTTCTCGCTTTACGAAGTTACCTCCTTTGTCTTTTAACTTGAGCTTTCTTGCAACCTTTTTTCCCCCTCAAATCCTTCTATTACcaacttttatcttttaaggTGTTCGTTTCTCCTACATTTTCTTGGCAGCCTTTTGATCTGACTGATATTACTTTGCACGAATTCTCTTGCTCTAGAACCAGAACATGCAGTGATCTAACTCTTCCTTGTGTGTGATGTGTTGTGCAGGGCTCAGGTGGTTGGATGGCCACCAATTCGCAGCTACCGCAAGAACACGATGGCTACCAACCAGCTGAAGAACAGCAAGGAGGATGCGGAGGCCAAGCAGGGCCAGGGGTTCCTGTACGTCAAGGTCAGCATGGATGGTGCACCGTACCTCAGGAAGGTCGACCTCAAGACCTACAAGAACTACAAGGACCTGTCAACTGCGCTCGAGAAGATGTTCATAGGCTTCACAACTGGTGAGATGTCTCGGGTTACCCTTGCTCCTGCAAGCGCGCATTTTGCGTTGTAATTGCATTTCCTGATGTGGATGTGGATGATCTTGGAAGTACATCTTAGATGCATATGACTTTAGGAAACAATATACGCTTGATCTGAAGAAGGAACTATAACCCTTGGCATGGATTTGTTCATAGTAGTTTTAAGATCACAAAGAAACTTATGGTTAACATGGAAATTTTGATATCACAAAAAGCAATTTATGGTTCGCTTAGTAGTTAGTAGTTTTAAGATcacaaaaagtaatttaaggTTTGctgttttttacaaaaaaaaaatgaaagggacttcatttattattttttgattttatttatacacgGCATCTTCCGGAAAAGATTGTATTTTTGaaagataaataaaactataattCTCATCTTTTTAGTTATGAATATTACTCAATGCAGCTCATCTGTAATTTTCAATATCAGTCATGTTCAATTTAGATGGcaaattattttgattgccttgtacaaattttatttgaattattcCTTACTGTTCATTATTTTAGTTCATAGAAGTGGTACTTACATTATAGTAGATGTACCGCTTTATTTAGACAATGACTAGATACACCACTTTGCTCATCAATTTTGTAAAATCCCAGAAGCGAGAACAAGCGCAATTTTTTTcagtaaaaattttagtacaaggAGAGATTCTCttctgtttgttttatttggcCTTACAGGTTAGTGTGGATGTATTGCCATATCAGGCAAGGATGGCTTATCTGAGGGCCGCAAGGATGGCGAATATGTGCTGACTTATGAAGACAAGGATGGAGACTGGATGCTTGTTGGCGATGTCCCATGGGAGTAAGTACACTAGTTCTTATCTAGTTATCATCGCAATGAAAGAAGTAATAACACCAATGAGattgaagaaataaaaaatgagcTCATTAGATCTTTATTTCTGTTACTGAAACCTTTTGACTGAAATTGCAGGATGTTTGCCAACTCTTGTCGCAGACTCAGGATCATGAAAGGTTCAGATGCCATTGGACTTGGTATGTTTGTATGTCTATTCTGTTTAATCCACATTCAGCTCATCTCACATTCTCTAAATGCCCTTTAAATTGCACTTGTAGAATCATGTGTTTTTGACccagagtttaaatttatcatgtGATATTAGTCTAGGAATATTGGTTTTCCTGTGCTCTCTTTACGACATAGCGGTTCATGCTCAACAGAATGCTATTGAACCAGGATTGAGGACATAACTCAAATTACTCTAAAATCAAGGAAACCATAACTCATTATGCTATGTCGATGTGCTGGATGCTTGTATTTAAGAGGTAGATACGCAATTAC
Encoded proteins:
- the LOC102705625 gene encoding auxin-responsive protein IAA17, with the protein product MSPPLELDYIGLSPPVPAAAAAADGDNDLKGTELRLGLPGSQSPGRPPVAATLELLPAAKGAKRGFSDEARPLPPSAAAAAEKGKKVADEEDDGEEEEDKKVAAAPQAPAAKAQVVGWPPIRSYRKNTMATNQLKNSKEDAEAKQGQGFLYVKVSMDGAPYLRKVDLKTYKNYKDLSTALEKMFIGFTTGKDGLSEGRKDGEYVLTYEDKDGDWMLVGDVPWEMFANSCRRLRIMKGSDAIGLAPRAVDKSKNRN